From Bactrocera tryoni isolate S06 unplaced genomic scaffold, CSIRO_BtryS06_freeze2 scaffold_9, whole genome shotgun sequence, one genomic window encodes:
- the LOC120782024 gene encoding putative nuclease HARBI1, whose translation MDEEVAAFLLILETYENEERRNLAHLRNSEDPFLLEEEIFRKYFRFPKSLCWDLIQDLKPHDNRFRKSAIPFEIRFVSVLYFFSNGSYQYCIGNSHLSAMSQPSISRSIRHICKLVLEHKNVEISFPNATEHYNTIKMGFHNKFGIKGVIGAIDCTHVAIIGPSSSSNFIPHEYMNRKGYYSINLEAICDDKLIFCHLNARFSGSCHDSGIWRTSPARIELLREHNPYKGQEHN comes from the exons ATGGACGAAGAAGTCGCagcttttttgttaattttagaaacaTATGAAAATGAAGAAAG GAGGAATTTGGCGCACTTAAGGAATAGTGAGGATCCATTTTTATTGGAGgaagaaatatttagaaaatattttcgttttccaaaATCGTTGTGTTGGGACCTTATACAGGATTTGAAACCTCACGACAATCGTTTCCGAAAGTCTGCTATTCCTTTCGAGATTCGG TTCGTTTCagtgctatattttttttcaaatggctCATACCAATACTGCATTGGAAATAGCCATTTATCTGCCATGAGCCAACCTAGCATATCCCGAAGTATAAGGCATATATGCAAACTTGTGTTGGAACacaaaaatgtggaaataaGTTTCCCAAATGCAACAGAGCACTACAACACGATTAAAATGgg tTTCCATAATAAGTTTGGAATAAAAGGAGTGATTGGTGCTATTGACTGCACCCATGTTGCTATAATTGGACCGTCTTCGTCGTCTAACTTTATTCCACATGAATACATGAACCGAAAGGGTTACTACAGTATTAACTTAGAAGCG ATTTGTGACGACAAACTTATTTTTTGCCATTTAAATGCCCGTTTTTCTGGCTCATGCCATGACTCTGGCATTTGGAGAACATCGCCGGCCAGAATAGAATTATTAAGGGAACAT AATCCATATAAAGGCCAGGAACATAATTAA